One Nicotiana tomentosiformis chromosome 4, ASM39032v3, whole genome shotgun sequence genomic window carries:
- the LOC104119106 gene encoding large ribosomal subunit protein eL42 produces the protein MVNVPKTKKTYCKSKECKKHTLHKVTQYKKGKDSLAAQGKRRYDRKQSGYGGQTKPVFHKKAKTTKKIVLRLQCQGCKHVSQHPIKRCKHFEIGGDKKGKGTSLF, from the exons ATG GTGAACGTTCCAAAAACTAAGAAGACATACTGCAAGTCGAAGGAGTGCAAAAAGCACACTCTGCATAAAGTTACACAGTACAAGAAAGGAAAAGATAGCCTAGCAGCTCAAGGCAAGCGTCGGTATGATCGCAAGCAGTCTGGTTATGGTGGGCAGACGAAACCCGTCTTCCACAAGAAG GCCAAAACTACCAAGAAGATTGTGCTAAGGTTGCAATGCCAGGGTTGCAAACATGTGTCCCAGCACCCAATCAAG AGGTGCAAGCACTTTGAGATTGGTGGAGATAAGAAGGGAAAGGGAACTTCTCTCTTTTAA
- the LOC138909312 gene encoding uncharacterized protein: MQHRLLVMDVGIMLKRRKRSNRERPKIRWGALTKDKAQALEGRLSAMGAWRSSGDESTMWSATADYIREAAKEVLVVSTGVSGGHKGDWWWNEVVQGKVEAKKAAYLKLVGRIGEEERRVCMERYKASKKEAKLAVTEAKTAAYGRDVPWYMLFADDIVLIDES; the protein is encoded by the exons AtgcagcataggctcttggtgatggacgttggtattatgttaaagaggagaaAAAGGTCTAATCGAGAAAGACCGAAAATCAGGTGGGGAGCcctaactaaggataaagcccaagcgttggaggggaggttgtcggctatgggagcttggaggagtagtggtgACGAGAGTactatgtggtcagcgacagcagactatattagggaggctgcgaAAGAGGTGTTAGTGGTCTCGACGGGCGtatctggtgggcacaaaggagactggtggtggaatgaagtggtccaaggtaaagtggaagcaaagaaggcggcgtacctgaagttagtggggagaataggtgaggaggagaggcgagtgtgcatggagaggtataaggcatCTAAGAAAGAGGCTAAgttggcggtcacagaggctaagactgcggcttatggtc gggatgtgccatggtacatgctattcgccgatgacatagttctgattgatgagtcgtga